AGACCGCATTTTCGCCGGGATGGCCGATCACGAGCTCGTCGAAGGCGTCGCCGTCGAAGTCCCCTGCCGCGAGGGTCGCTCCGAAGAAGTCACTCGCCTCGCTCGCGCCCTGGAGATTGTCCTCCCGCAGGTGCTGGACGAGGCCGATCGCGGGAACTCCGGCATGGCCATAGGCGATGACGATCTGACCGGCTTCCGCGAGCGTGCCGCCGCCCAGCACCGGGAGGTCTTCGGACGGGACCCCGACGAGGAGCTCGTCGAACGCGTCGCCGTTCAGGTTGCCGAATGCGACTGCGGCGCCGAACCGGTCGCCGGGCTCCGTGAAGCCACCGAGCAGGAAGTCGTCGAGCACCGCGGAGCCCGACGGGGTGAGGCCGCTGGCGCCGCCGAACAGCACGTGCAGAACGCCGGCCCCGAGGTCTTCGCCCGGCGCGCCCACCGCCAGCTCGTCGAAGCCATCGCCGTTCCAGTCGCCGGCGGCGAGCGCGAGACCGAAGCCGTCGGTGGTCTCGGGCTCGCCGGGGAGCTCGAACTGGCTCAAACCGAAGGCGGCGGCGGCCTCCGGTCCGGAGGCCGAGCCGGGAATCGCCACCACCCACCCCGCAGCCTGCTGACCGTTCAGCGTCTCGCCGGGCGCGCCGATCACGAGGTCGTCGAAGCCGTCGTGGTCGAAGTCGCCGCTCGTGATCGCGAATCCGAACCGGTCGCCCGCTTCGGCGCCCTCCGGGATGCCGACCGTCTCCTGCGTGAAGAGCAGAAAGTCGTCGTGGAACGGGCCGGCCGCGGACCCGGGATAGACGAACACGGCCCCGGCGTCGTCCAGCGCTCCGATCGCTTCGCTCGGCGCGCCGACCGCGAGGTCGTCGAAGCCGTCGCCATCGAAGTCGCCGGCGCAGAGGGCAAGCCCGTGGTGGTCGACCGACTCGAGACCACCGCCGAACTGAGCCAGCCGGCGCGGCGCGGCCGTTGCGAAGGTTCCCTCGGCGTCACCGAAGTAGACGATGACAGCGCCGCTCTGAAAGACCGGCGCGGCCAGGAGCCCCGAGTCGTAGGGAATCCCGACGGCGAGGTCGTCGCGACCGTCGCCGTTGAAGTCGCCGGCGGCGAGGGCATGGGCGAAGCCGTCGCCCTCCTGCGGACCCGTGTTGCCGATCGTCGGGTTCTCGAGGAACCGGGAGCGGACGGGCGAAAGGCCGACTCCGGCAGCCTGAAGGCCGCCCAGCATCGCAATCCATCCCAGACAGCACAGTACTGCAGCTCTCTCCGAAGTGGGTCGCATCTCACCTCTTCCGGAGGTCGCTCCGGCACCGGGCGGGTTGCCCGCTGCGGACGCCCTCCTGCAAGCCGTGCCCCCGCCGGGAGCGCTCGCGCCCCTGACCGGCCCGACAGTGAGATGGATCGAAAATCTGCAGCGGGAGGCGACAGGCGATCGAGGCGTTCGGGGCGCTCGGCACCTCCCGGCCGACCGAGCGCTCGCTCAGGGAGCGGGCAGAGGCGGCGGCGCTGCAGATCCTGCGGTCGCCGGGGCGAGATGACGCTCGAAAAAGGCGATCGTGCGCTCCCAGGCGAGCTTCGCCGCGGCCGCGTCGTAGCGCGGGGTGGTGTCGTTGTGAAAGCCGTGCTGGGTGCCGGGATAGAGATGGCGCTCGTAGCGCACCCCGGCGGCCTGGAGGGCCGCCTCGAACGCCGGCCAGCTCTCGTTGATGCGTGGATCGACCTCGGCGGACTGGATGAGCAGCGGCGCGCGGATCTTCGCGACCTCCGTTGGGTCGGCCGAGCTGCCGTAGAACGCGACGCCAGCCAGCAGGTCGACGCGCCGCGTGGCCAGCCAGTTGACCATTCCGCCCCCCCAGCAGAAGCCGACCGCGCCCGTGCGTCCGGTCGTCGATGCACTCTTGTGCAGCCACTCGAACGCGGCGACGAAATCGGCGCGCGACTTCTCCGGGTCGAGCTTCTGGAAGAGGGTACGGGCGGCGTCCTCGTTCCCCGGATAGCCGCCGAGCGAGGTCAGCGCGTCGGGGGCCAACGCCGCGAAACCGGCGAGCGCGAGACGCCGCGCGACATCCTCGATATGGGGATTCAGGCCGCGATTCTCGTGGATGACCAGAACCCCGGGGAGTCTGTCCTTCGCCGCGGCCGGACGCACGAAGTAGGCGCGCACGGGGCCGTGCCCGGAGGGCGAAGCGATCTCGACCCGTTCGGTCACGAGGCGCGCGTCGTCGGGCGGCAGGACCAGCCCGTGCGCGAAATCGGGGGAGAGCTGGTCGAGGAGCATCGCGGCGGTGACGCTGCCGACGGCGAACTTCGCGGCGCGCTCGAGGAACTTCCGGCGATCGATGTCGCCGTGAACGTAGGCATCGAAGAGGGCCAGCAGCTCCTGGTCGTAGTCGTGCGCGGTCTTGCGCGGTCCCTGCGTCATCGGCCCACCTCCCGCACGGGAGCCTACCCGACCCGCCGAAGGAGATGGCCTCGCGGACCGAGGCGCATACATAAGTTAATTTCTTGTTGGGTTAGTCTAAAAAGAGCGCGCTTTAGAGTAATTGTGTTGACAAGTACACTAAACCGTGGATAATTCCTCTCTGCCCAAGGAGCTCACCGATGACTCCCGAAGTTGTCCCGATGGCCCCCGCCGACACCGCCTGGATGCTCGTGGCGACCGCCCTGGTGCTGCTCATGACCCCCGGGCTCGCCTTCTTCTACGGCGGGCTGGTGCGATCCAAGAACGCGCTCAACACCATGATGATGAGCTTCGCGGCGCTCGCCGGGGCGGGGTTGGCGTGGGCACTCGCCGGCTACTCGCTCGCCTTCGCCCCGGGTTCGAGCGTTCTCGGCGGCTTCGACTTCGCGCTGCTCGCCGGCATCGGCGTCGAAGCCAGGGGGACGATCCCCCATCTCCTCTTCTTCGCCTATCAAGGGACCTTCGCGATCATCACCGTGGCGCTGGTCTCCGGCGCGGTGGTCGAGCGCATGCGCTTCGGGGCGTTCGTCGCCTTCTCCGTCCTCTGGACTCTGGTGGTCTATGCCCCGATCTGCCATTGGGTCTGGGGAGGCGGCTGGCTCGGAACCCTCGGAGCGCTCGACTTCGCCGGCGGCACGGTGGTGCACGTCAACGCCGGCGCCGCGGCCCTCGTCGCGGCCCGGGTCCTCGGCCCGCGTCGCGACTACGGGCGCCAGGCGCTCCTGCCGCACAACGTCCCCTTCGTGCTGCTGGGCGCCGCCCTCCTCTGGTTCGGCTGGTTCGGCTTCAACGCCGGGAGCGCCCTTGCCGCCAACGCCTCGGCGGTCGTCGCCTTCACCAACACGCTGCTCGCCCCCATCGCGACGCTCGCGGTCTGGATGACGCTCGATCGCCTGCGGACCCGGAGGGTCACCGCGGTCGGCGCCGCCACCGGCGTGGTGGTGGGGCTGGTCGCGATCACTCCGGCGGCCGGCTTCGTCTCGCCCCTCGCGGCGCTCGTGCTCGGAGCGCTCGCCGCCTTCCCCTCCTACTTCGGCATCCTCTACCGCTCGCGCACACGCCTCGACGACTCGCTCGACGTGGTCGCGGCGCACGGTCTCGGAGGCTTGACCGGCGCGCTCCTGACCGGCGTCTTCGCGAGCGCCGCCTGGGGGGGAACAGCGGGACTCCTCGAAGGCAACGCGGCGCTCGTCGGCAAGCAGGCGATCGCGGTCGTCGCCACCTTCCTCTACTCGGGCGCCGCCACCTGGGGGCTGCTGCGGCTCCTCGCGGTCGTCCTGCCGCTCTCCGCCGACAGCCGGCTGCAGGGGCGCGGGCTGGACGTCGAGCTCCACGGCGAAGAGGCCTACGGCAGCGGCGAAGGGGCGATTCTGGTGCTCGACCCGCCGCGGCGGGCACCCTCAACTCCCGCCGGCGAGATCTCCAGCGATCTCACTTCTGGGGCGCGCCCAGCCGGTGCTGCGGCGGGAGCCTGATGCGATGAAACTGGTCACCGCGATCGTTCGCCCGGAGAGGCTCTCCGACGTCCTCGAGGCGCTCTTCCGCGCCGAAGTCACCGGCCTCTCGATCTCGCGCGTGCAGGGGCACGGCGGCGAGACCGAGGCGGTCGAGACCTACCGCGGCACGACGGTGAAGATGGAGCTGGTCGAGAAGGTGCGCCTGGAGATCGGCGTCTCGGACTCCTTTGTCGATGTCACCGTCGACGCCATCCTCACCGCCGCGCGCACCGGCGAGGTCGGCGACGGCAAGATCTTCGTCCTGCCCGTCGAACGCGTCGTCCGCATCCGCACCGGCGAGACCGACATCGACGCCGTCACCCCGGTGGCGGCGGCTGCGGACTCTTAGCGCGAGCGGCTCACCGCGGGGCCGGTAGCCGCGCGAGCAACCAGCGCCGCGACGAGACCGCCGAGATAACCGCACGCGGCCGGGTGGCCCAGCCGGAAGGTCCGCGGCCGGGTCTATACTCCCGTGCCATCCGGTCGGACAAGACGTTGACAATTTCATGACCAAGGGAGTGGTGATGCACAAACTGGGAGCTGAATTCCTCGGAACATTCTGGCTCGTGCTGGGTGGATGCGGCAGCGCTGTCCTGGCTGCGAAGTTTCCCGACATCGGAATCGGAATGCTGGGCGTAGCGTTCGCATTCGGACTGACGGTGGTGACCATGGCCTATGCGATCGGCCACGTCTCCGGCTGTCACCTGAATCCCGCCGTTTCGATCGGCCTGTACGCAGGCGGCCGGTTCCCGGCCGGGCAGCTCCTGCCGTACATCGTTGCGCAGGTGCTGGGGGGCCTCGCCGCCGGAGCGGTGCTCTACGTGATCGCCTCCGGCAAGGCGGGCTTCGACGCCACGGCCGGCTTTGGCGCCAACGGCTATGGCGAGCACTCGCTGGGTGGCTACTCGCTGACGGCGGCCCTCGTCACCGAGGTGGTGATGACGATGTTCTTCCTGTTCATCATCATGGGGGCCACCGACAAGCGCGCGCCGGCTGGTCTCGCGCCGCTCGCCATCGGCCTCGCGCTGACCCTGATCCACCTGATCAGCATCCCGGTCACGGGCACGTCGGTGAACCCGGCGCGCAGCACGGGCGTGGCGTTCTTCGCCGCCGACTGGGCCGTCGGTCAGCTCTGGCTGTTCTGGGTCGCGCCGATCGTCGGCGGCGCTCTCGGCGCCGTGCTCTACCGCGCCATCGCCGGCGACGGCAAGGCCTGAGCAGCGGGTTCGAACCCGGGCGGGCGGCGAGCGGCCGGTTCGCCCAGCCCCGAGGTCGGCAATGCCGCGGCAGCGGGCTAATAGTAGGCGCGCAGGCGCAGGGTGCGCTCGCGGCCGTCGGCGAGCGTGAGGCGCGCCAGTGTGCCGTCGGCGGCGTGCATCCAGCCGGCGACGATGCGCCACCAGTCGGGTCCCACCGGCTCGCCGTCGAGGGCCCGGACGCGCTCGCCTTCGACCCACCCCGTCTCCTGCGCCGGGCTGCCGGGCGCGACGAAGACGACCACGAGCTCGGTGCCGTCGATCTCGAACTGCAGCCCGGTGCGGTCGCGCGGCAAGGGCTCGGTGAAGACGGAGGCCGGGCCGGGCTCGAGCCAGAGCCGGGCGTTCTCGTAGTCGAACAGCACGCGGAACCGGTTGAGGAGGCCGGCGCCGAGATTGCCTGCCTGGCGCCGGGTGTCGAACGCCCCTTTCAGGTTCTCGGTGTGGAACGTGACCGGCACGTTCGGGATCTCGAAGCCGGCGAGAGTCACGGAACGGAGGGTGCCCGTCTTCGAGATCCGGAAGCCGCCGACGCCGCCGCTCTTCGCCTCGGAGAGCGGACGCCCGGCGAGGAAGCCGCGCTCTTCCGCATAATGTCCGAAGACCGTGAGCGCGCCGCCCTGGCCGGTGTCGAGGCCGACCACGACCGGCTCACCGCCTTCCATCTGGAGACGCACACTCTTGTGCCCGTCCTCGCCGGGAAGGAGCTCGGTGGAGCGCCCGGGGCCGGCATAGCGAAACCGCGCCGGATCGTGAAATCGGATCCTCTTCCCCGGATAGTCGACGTCGACGACGACGGCGTGGAACAGCTCCTTGCCGAGGATCATCGGCATCGTCCGGCCGCTCTTCTGCGCGATTTCGGAAAGATCGATCACGGCCGCGGCCATCGGCCCCATCCGGAGCCCCCCGAGGTCGAGCGTGACGCCTTCGACCATTCCCGCCTCGGTGACGCCGCCGGTACCGCGCGCCGCCACGGCGCCCGCAGCTTCGAGCCCGGCGCTCTGGGCGAAAGCCCGGTCGAGCACGCTCATGCCGGCGCCAGAGTCGAGAAGCAGGTCGGTCTCGCGGCCGTTGACTCGCCCGCGGAGGTAGATCCAGCGCTCTTTGAAGAGATCGAGCGGCATCCACTCGGTGACCGCCGGGGTATCGGAGCCAGGGGAGCCAGGGGAGCCAGGGGAGCCAGCGACCCCGCCGGTAATCCGCGCCAGGCGCTCACCCGCGGCCGGCCGTGCGAACAGTTTGGCGGCGAGGCCGACGTTGGCGCTCATCTCCCGCCACTCGACGACCTGATTCTCGGCGGCGTGCTCGGCGAAGCTCTCCTGCCGGGCGGCGAAGCGCACACCCTGGAGCACGCGGAAATCGCCGAGCCGGGTCCACGTCTCGCGTCCGTCGGTGACGGTGCGCGACCAGATGGACTCGCCGCTCCGCGGATCGACGAGGAGCTCGAACCGGTCGCCGTCGGGGTAGTCGAAGCGCAGGAGTGTCCCGGCGCTCCCCTCCTTCTCGATCGGCCCGGCGAGACTTACGGCGACGCCCTTCCCACGCAGGTGAGCCAGGAACGCCCGGTCGTTCTCCCGCAGGAGCCGGGAGACCTTGTCCACCGCGAGCGGCTCGATCTGACCGCTGGCGTTGCGCTCCCACCCACCGGCGGCGCCACCACCGCTCGCACCGCCCTCACCGATCACCGCTTCGGCGCCCGCGATCACTCCGAGGTCGTACTCGAGCAGCGACTGTCCGGCGCGGCGGGAGCGCATCGTGAGGCTCCCGGAGAGTCCGGAGACCGCGAGCGTCCCCGAGAGTGCGAAGTCCTGCAGCCCATCGACTGCCGCCCACCCACCGAGCCAAACGACATGAAGATCGATCAGCGCCTGCGCGTCGCGCGGGATCGCGAGGCGCTCGGCGACTGGCGGGCTCGCGACCGCGTCCGTGGCGGCGAGCGCCCCTCTGGCCGTGCCGGAAGCGAACGCTGCCGCAGACGCGACCAGCAGGAACGCGCCCACGGCGGAAGCGGATCGTGGCAATGGGTTCATGGCGTCTCCCTCAGCGCTGGCGCGATGCGGCAGCTAGAGGAAGTACGCCGGGCTGCCGCCGCGGTTTCGTTCGAGCATCGCACGACGCGACGTGGATCGCACATCTTCCGCTCGCAGCCCTCCAGCTCGCCGGGCGTTCCCTGCCTGCGACTCCACAACGACGCGGTCACCCCGGTAGCGGCGACCACGCACGGCGAGGGCGGCGAGCTCCGGGTCACGGCGCCGCCGACGACGGCAAGGCCTGAGTGCCGGGTTCCACTCGACCGGCGCAGACGGGACGCGACTAGCGGGAGAAGACCGCGCCGTGCGGCAGACCGGTGCCTTCCCAGCCGTGGGGCCACTGCCGTTTCGCGAAACTGAAACCGGTCTTGCCGTCGGTATCGCGGAAGGCCTCGTCCACGGAGAGCGCGCCGGTCTTCGGGTCGAGCTGCAGCAGGTACATGCGATTGTCTTCGCCCCCGCCCGGCGTCACCACGATGCGGCCGGTTACCGGATCCCATCCCGTCCAGTGCGGGCGGAAGGCATCGCTGATCGTGAGCCGCGACACTTCGACCGGGCGCGCGGGATCGGCGAGGTCGAGCACGATGAAGCCGTTCACCTCCGGCACGCTCTGAACGAAGTACTGGCCGACGATCGTCGGCACACCGCAGAAGTTGCCCGGAAAGGTGTGCACCAGCCGGGCCGTGGGCGCGTCGGTCTCGATGCCGGTGATCCGCTCGACGCCGCAGGCCAGCGTCTGCACGAAGACCGAGCCGTCGGGGCCGACGCGAGGCTCCTCCGGGCTGATGTGGGCATAGAGCCGCTCGCCGGGGTCGAAGTACGCCGTCCGCAGCAGCCGCAGATCGGACAGCCGCCAGACCTGGTAGGTCGTACCACTGAACAGATCGGGATCGTGCATCGAGGAGTTGGTCGACACCACGCGATCGATCTGCGGCAGGACGACCAGGCTGTAAGGCATCAGGAGGTTGTCGGCAAAGGCGAGATCGGCGTTGCCCGACGAGCGCACGACCCGGCCGGAATCGTCGATCTCGACCAGGCCGCCACTCTTCCCCATCGCGGCATTCGCGAACGGTGGCGTCCGCGCCTTCGTCGCCGTCTGCGCCGCCTGCGGCCCGGAGGCCATGGCGGGCATCGACGGCATCGCATCGTGCTGGAAGGAGACCAGCACATGGCCGTTGGGCAACCGGACGTACGAATGCGGATGCGCGAAGCCGGCCATGTCGCCGAAGGACCCGGCGACCGCCGGATGCAGCGGATCGCGCACGTCCAGGATGAAGGTGCGCCCGGCGTCGTGATCGTTGACGAACAGCATGCCGCTCGCAGGCATGGTGTACTCGGTGTGATGCGGCCGCACCGTGCGCTGATCGGTTTCGAGCGCCGCGAGCATCCGCCCGTATTGCGGCGAGCGCGGGTCGGCGTCGATCACGAGCAGGAAATCGTTGCCCTTCTTTTCCTTGTCACCCGCCCAGACGAACAGCGCGTGCGGCGGCGCCGGCGGCGAGACGACCGTAGCAGGCACCAACTCCCGGGCCCGCGACAACGCCGGGGTTGCCGACACCGCCACGAGCGCCGAGGCGAGCGCCAACACCGAGAGGGTGCGCCTTGGGTTCGACATTCCACGACTCCTTCGAGGCCGATCACGCAGCCTCAGGCAAGACCGACGCGAGCCCCGAGGATGCACCGTTCGGGCAGTGGCCGTGACTCGTTCCGGGGAGCGTACCAGCGACCCCCTGGGCCCGTCGCCGGAGCGCTCGCCCCTTCCCGGGCGCCCAGACGAATCGCATCCAGCCGGGGCCGGGTCGTGGTGGAAGAGTCGAAGCAGGCGGTCGTGGGCGAGGGAAAGCCCGGTCGCGGATAGGCTGTGCCGATGCGAACGCCCCGCCGCGAGCCCTGCACTTGACCGAACCGCTCTGGATCGACCGGGCCGACGAGCTCGCCGCGGGTGTCGAGCGTTGGCGCGCTGCCGGCACCGCGGGAGGCGCTGGCGACATCGCGCTCGACACCGAGTTCGTCTTCGAGCGCACCTTTCGGCCCCGCCTCGGCTTGATCCAGATCGCCGCCGGCGGCGAGATCGCGCTGGTCGACGCTGTCCGGATCGCCGACCTACAGCCGCTCGCGGCGCTCCTCGAGGCGCCCGACACGCGCAAGGTCCTGCACTCGGGCTCGGGCGACGTGCCGATCCTGCGGCGCGCGACCGGCGCTGCGCCGCGACCCCTCTTCGACACCCAGATCGCCGCGGCTTTCGCCGGCCTGGGCCCGTCGCTCTCCTACGCCGCGCTGATCCGCGAGCTCTTCGCGGTCGAGCTGCCCAAGCACGAGACCCGGACCGACTGGCTGCGCCGGCCGCTGTCGCCCGCGCAGCTGCGCTACGCCGGGGAAGACGTCCTGCACCTGGGCGCCGCCGCGGCCGAGCTCGAACGCCGCCTGCTCGCCCTCGGGAGACTGGAGTGGGCGCTCGAGGATTCGGCGGCGCTCGCCGATCTCGAAGCGGACGCCGCCCTGCCGGCCGATGCCTGGCGGCGGGTGAAGGGGCTCGATCGCCTGCCGCCGCGCGGCCGCGCCGTGGCGCGTGCCCTCGCCGCCTGGCGCGACCGCGAGGCCGACCGGCTCGACCTCGCGCGCTCCTTCCTGATGCGCGACGAGACGTTGCTGGCGCTCGCCCGCCTCGACGGGAGCGGCGGCCACAGCGGACCCACAGCCCTCACACCACAGGAGATCGCCAAGCTCCCGGGCTACGAGGCGCGTCGCCATGCGCAGCATGCCGGGCGCTGGGTGGAGGCGATCGCGGAGGCCAACATCGCGGCCCACGCCGGCACGGCGCCCGCGGAACCGGCTCGTCTCCCCGCTGCGGAACGTGAGCGCCGCCGAGCGTTCGAGGATGCGATCTCCGCGCTCGTCGCTCGACGCAGCGGCGAGGTCGGGCTCTCCCCCGAGCTCCTCCTCTCGCGGCGTCAGCGCGACCGCGCCATCGACTCCTGGCGCGCTGGCGGAGGAGGTTCGCTCGCCGAGCGCGTGGGCGGCTTTCGCGGCCGCCTCCTGGGCGCCGAGCTCGACGCGCTCGCCGCGAGCCAAAGCTAGGGCGGCGGAGCCTCCGTCAGGTCGCGAGCGGCGGCGGCTCGCCGGCGAGCCGCCGCCGGCGGACGGCGCGCGGCACGAGCCCGTGAGCCGGAGAGAAGAAGAAGGCGAGCGCGAACAGCAGACCGGCCACCGTCGCCATCGAGCCGGCGATGGAGGCGTCGAGCGACCGCGCCAGGGCGTAGCCGCCCAGGGTCGAGGCGACACCGCAGGCGACCGCGATCGCGATCATCCGGCCGAGTCGATCGGTCAGAAGATACGCCGTCGAAGGCGGCACGACGAGGAGCGCCACGACCAGAATCGCGCCCACCGATTCGAAGGCTCCGACGACGGTGAACGAAACCGCGCCCATGAGGAGGTAGTGCAGGAGGACGGGGGAGAATCCGAGCGTCGCGGCGAGCTCCGGGTCGAAGGTCGAGAGCTTGAGCTCTTTCCACAGGAGCGCCACGAACAGGACGATCGCAGCGAGAAGCGCGCCGTTCATCCACAGCGCGCGCGGTCCCATCGAACGCTCGCCCACCAGCCAGAGATCCCAGGGGGCATAGGCGATCTCGCCGTAGAGCACGCAGTCGAGATCGAGATCGACCTGCCCGGCGTAGCGGCTGATCAGGATCACGCCGACCGAGAACAGCGCCGGGAAGACGACGCCGATCGAGGCATCCTCGGCGAGCCGGCGCGAGCGCGCGAGCAGCTCGACGGCGAAAACGGTGAACAGCCCGAGCGCGCCGGCGCCGATCAACATCGGCAGCGGCGACCGGCTGCCGGTGAGCAGGAAGGCGAGGACGATGCCGGGCAGCACGGCGTGGCTGATCGCGTCGCCGAGGAGCGCCATCTTCCGCAGCACGAGGAAGCAGCCCAGAATCGCCGTCGAAGCCGCGACGAGCGAACCGACGAGGAGGATGACGACCGTCGGGTTCATTGGCCGCTCCCGGCGAGCGCGCGAGCCGGGGCGTGGGTGCGCGGGATCGCCCGACCGTGGGGATCGTGCGACGGATAGCCGAGCTTGGCGTCGAGCTCCTCGAGGGTCTCGTCCGACAGGGCGTGCTCCATGGTCTCGGCGTCGCGGTGGAGGTGGTCGGCCGGGAGGCGCAGGCGCTCCGCGAGATAGGTCTCCCAGAGGCGATGCTTCCGCACCACGCGCTCGGCCTCGATCCGCCCGGCGGCGGTCAGGTCGAGATCGCCGCCGTCGCGGGCCACGAAGCCGCGACGGGCGAGGCCGCGCGCGGTGTGCGCGAGCTCGGCGGCGCGGCTGCCGCGCTTGCCCATCAGGATCGGCACCGGTACGAGGGCGCCGGGCTTGCCCTCGCGCTCGGCTTCGAGCCAGAGGTCCTTCAGCAGGTTCTCGGCGCGGATGCGGCGGCGCAGGCTGCGCTCCCGCCCGAAGGCGCGCAGCAGGCCGCGCTGCGGCGCGAAGAAGAGCGAGACGAGCAACAGGGCGCTCGAAGCGAGGACGATCGCCGGGCCGGTGGGCAGCGCATCGACGCTGGCGCTGGCGAGCGCACCGGCCGCGGCCGCGAGCGCGCCGATGCCGGCCGAGAGCACCACCATCGTCCCGAAACGATCGGTCCATTGCCGCGCGGCGG
This genomic window from Thermoanaerobaculia bacterium contains:
- a CDS encoding FG-GAP repeat protein gives rise to the protein MLGGLQAAGVGLSPVRSRFLENPTIGNTGPQEGDGFAHALAAGDFNGDGRDDLAVGIPYDSGLLAAPVFQSGAVIVYFGDAEGTFATAAPRRLAQFGGGLESVDHHGLALCAGDFDGDGFDDLAVGAPSEAIGALDDAGAVFVYPGSAAGPFHDDFLLFTQETVGIPEGAEAGDRFGFAITSGDFDHDGFDDLVIGAPGETLNGQQAAGWVVAIPGSASGPEAAAAFGLSQFELPGEPETTDGFGLALAAGDWNGDGFDELAVGAPGEDLGAGVLHVLFGGASGLTPSGSAVLDDFLLGGFTEPGDRFGAAVAFGNLNGDAFDELLVGVPSEDLPVLGGGTLAEAGQIVIAYGHAGVPAIGLVQHLREDNLQGASEASDFFGATLAAGDFDGDAFDELVIGHPGENAVSGAFTVVGGSGDGVDISRRRRFASAFDGVPGSPPNGFALSLAAGDFDGDGFVDLGVGAPYATVDGVEFAGSAVVLPGALFADGFESEDSGYWQDSR
- a CDS encoding dienelactone hydrolase family protein, with protein sequence MTQGPRKTAHDYDQELLALFDAYVHGDIDRRKFLERAAKFAVGSVTAAMLLDQLSPDFAHGLVLPPDDARLVTERVEIASPSGHGPVRAYFVRPAAAKDRLPGVLVIHENRGLNPHIEDVARRLALAGFAALAPDALTSLGGYPGNEDAARTLFQKLDPEKSRADFVAAFEWLHKSASTTGRTGAVGFCWGGGMVNWLATRRVDLLAGVAFYGSSADPTEVAKIRAPLLIQSAEVDPRINESWPAFEAALQAAGVRYERHLYPGTQHGFHNDTTPRYDAAAAKLAWERTIAFFERHLAPATAGSAAPPPLPAP
- a CDS encoding ammonium transporter, producing MAPADTAWMLVATALVLLMTPGLAFFYGGLVRSKNALNTMMMSFAALAGAGLAWALAGYSLAFAPGSSVLGGFDFALLAGIGVEARGTIPHLLFFAYQGTFAIITVALVSGAVVERMRFGAFVAFSVLWTLVVYAPICHWVWGGGWLGTLGALDFAGGTVVHVNAGAAALVAARVLGPRRDYGRQALLPHNVPFVLLGAALLWFGWFGFNAGSALAANASAVVAFTNTLLAPIATLAVWMTLDRLRTRRVTAVGAATGVVVGLVAITPAAGFVSPLAALVLGALAAFPSYFGILYRSRTRLDDSLDVVAAHGLGGLTGALLTGVFASAAWGGTAGLLEGNAALVGKQAIAVVATFLYSGAATWGLLRLLAVVLPLSADSRLQGRGLDVELHGEEAYGSGEGAILVLDPPRRAPSTPAGEISSDLTSGARPAGAAAGA
- a CDS encoding P-II family nitrogen regulator, yielding MKLVTAIVRPERLSDVLEALFRAEVTGLSISRVQGHGGETEAVETYRGTTVKMELVEKVRLEIGVSDSFVDVTVDAILTAARTGEVGDGKIFVLPVERVVRIRTGETDIDAVTPVAAAADS
- the aqpZ gene encoding aquaporin Z; protein product: MHKLGAEFLGTFWLVLGGCGSAVLAAKFPDIGIGMLGVAFAFGLTVVTMAYAIGHVSGCHLNPAVSIGLYAGGRFPAGQLLPYIVAQVLGGLAAGAVLYVIASGKAGFDATAGFGANGYGEHSLGGYSLTAALVTEVVMTMFFLFIIMGATDKRAPAGLAPLAIGLALTLIHLISIPVTGTSVNPARSTGVAFFAADWAVGQLWLFWVAPIVGGALGAVLYRAIAGDGKA
- a CDS encoding aspartyl protease family protein is translated as MNPLPRSASAVGAFLLVASAAAFASGTARGALAATDAVASPPVAERLAIPRDAQALIDLHVVWLGGWAAVDGLQDFALSGTLAVSGLSGSLTMRSRRAGQSLLEYDLGVIAGAEAVIGEGGASGGGAAGGWERNASGQIEPLAVDKVSRLLRENDRAFLAHLRGKGVAVSLAGPIEKEGSAGTLLRFDYPDGDRFELLVDPRSGESIWSRTVTDGRETWTRLGDFRVLQGVRFAARQESFAEHAAENQVVEWREMSANVGLAAKLFARPAAGERLARITGGVAGSPGSPGSPGSDTPAVTEWMPLDLFKERWIYLRGRVNGRETDLLLDSGAGMSVLDRAFAQSAGLEAAGAVAARGTGGVTEAGMVEGVTLDLGGLRMGPMAAAVIDLSEIAQKSGRTMPMILGKELFHAVVVDVDYPGKRIRFHDPARFRYAGPGRSTELLPGEDGHKSVRLQMEGGEPVVVGLDTGQGGALTVFGHYAEERGFLAGRPLSEAKSGGVGGFRISKTGTLRSVTLAGFEIPNVPVTFHTENLKGAFDTRRQAGNLGAGLLNRFRVLFDYENARLWLEPGPASVFTEPLPRDRTGLQFEIDGTELVVVFVAPGSPAQETGWVEGERVRALDGEPVGPDWWRIVAGWMHAADGTLARLTLADGRERTLRLRAYY
- a CDS encoding HRDC domain-containing protein gives rise to the protein MTEPLWIDRADELAAGVERWRAAGTAGGAGDIALDTEFVFERTFRPRLGLIQIAAGGEIALVDAVRIADLQPLAALLEAPDTRKVLHSGSGDVPILRRATGAAPRPLFDTQIAAAFAGLGPSLSYAALIRELFAVELPKHETRTDWLRRPLSPAQLRYAGEDVLHLGAAAAELERRLLALGRLEWALEDSAALADLEADAALPADAWRRVKGLDRLPPRGRAVARALAAWRDREADRLDLARSFLMRDETLLALARLDGSGGHSGPTALTPQEIAKLPGYEARRHAQHAGRWVEAIAEANIAAHAGTAPAEPARLPAAERERRRAFEDAISALVARRSGEVGLSPELLLSRRQRDRAIDSWRAGGGGSLAERVGGFRGRLLGAELDALAASQS
- a CDS encoding metal ABC transporter permease, encoding MNPTVVILLVGSLVAASTAILGCFLVLRKMALLGDAISHAVLPGIVLAFLLTGSRSPLPMLIGAGALGLFTVFAVELLARSRRLAEDASIGVVFPALFSVGVILISRYAGQVDLDLDCVLYGEIAYAPWDLWLVGERSMGPRALWMNGALLAAIVLFVALLWKELKLSTFDPELAATLGFSPVLLHYLLMGAVSFTVVGAFESVGAILVVALLVVPPSTAYLLTDRLGRMIAIAVACGVASTLGGYALARSLDASIAGSMATVAGLLFALAFFFSPAHGLVPRAVRRRRLAGEPPPLAT
- a CDS encoding metal ABC transporter permease, which gives rise to MSLSFSAQNVVAGSVLLGAIGGTLGAFALLRRQSLLGDALAHAALPGVGLAFLLTLSKSPLVLLGGALVSGIVGALAVLGIARYSRIKEDAAIGIVLSVFFGFGIVLLTHIQKLPAGNQSGLDKFLFGQAAALMRKDIVLMAIVGTVVIATIALFWKELKLVTFDRGFAGSIGLPTGPLEIVLTAALVVTVVVGLQTVGVVLMIATLVTPAAAARQWTDRFGTMVVLSAGIGALAAAAGALASASVDALPTGPAIVLASSALLLVSLFFAPQRGLLRAFGRERSLRRRIRAENLLKDLWLEAEREGKPGALVPVPILMGKRGSRAAELAHTARGLARRGFVARDGGDLDLTAAGRIEAERVVRKHRLWETYLAERLRLPADHLHRDAETMEHALSDETLEELDAKLGYPSHDPHGRAIPRTHAPARALAGSGQ